The following coding sequences lie in one Deltaproteobacteria bacterium HGW-Deltaproteobacteria-6 genomic window:
- the pyrG gene encoding CTP synthetase (CTP synthase; cytidine triphosphate synthetase; catalyzes the ATP-dependent amination of UTP to CTP with either L-glutamine or ammonia as the source of nitrogen; in Escherichia coli this enzyme forms a homotetramer) — translation MKNTKFIFVTGGVLSSLGKGLAAASISAMLECRGLKVTNQKLDPYINVDPGTMSPFQHGEVFVTDDGAETDLDLGHYERFSSTRMGKCNNLTTGQVYFSVITKERRGDYLGKTVQVIPHITNEIKDYIRETAKGFDVSIVEIGGTVGDIESLPFLEAIRQFRNEAGRQNAIFIHLTWVPFIKTAGEVKTKPTQHSVKALREIGIQPDILLCRTENFLSEDIKAKIALFCNVEISSVFTAKDVGCIYECPLVYHREGLDAKIIELLNMWTGQPKLAEWENVVEKFFHPAGEVCVAIAGKYVNLTDSYKSLNEALIHGGIANNCRVKLKFVDTEKIEEDGAALHLSDVDAVLVPGGFGNRGIEGMILAAQYARENKIPYFGICLGMQMAVIEYARNICGMGKANSSEFDLTTKYPVIDLLPEQRSVRDMGASMRLGAWPCAITENSLAMIAYGEKDISERHRHRYEFNNDFKKALTDKGLKITGASPDGKLAEIVEIPDHPWFLGCQFHPEFKSRPTRPHPLFSRFIEAALKKTGEK, via the coding sequence ATGAAAAACACTAAATTTATTTTTGTGACCGGCGGCGTTTTGTCATCACTGGGTAAAGGCCTCGCGGCTGCTTCCATATCCGCCATGCTGGAGTGCCGCGGTCTGAAAGTCACCAACCAGAAACTAGATCCCTACATCAATGTTGATCCGGGAACGATGAGCCCGTTTCAGCACGGTGAAGTTTTCGTAACAGACGATGGCGCGGAAACCGATCTGGATCTTGGCCATTACGAGCGGTTTTCGTCAACGCGCATGGGAAAATGCAATAATCTCACCACCGGCCAGGTTTACTTTTCCGTCATCACCAAGGAACGGCGCGGCGATTATCTGGGCAAAACCGTCCAGGTCATTCCGCACATCACCAACGAGATCAAAGATTACATCCGTGAAACGGCAAAAGGCTTCGACGTCTCCATCGTGGAGATCGGCGGCACCGTGGGCGATATCGAAAGTCTGCCCTTTCTGGAAGCCATCCGTCAATTCCGCAATGAGGCCGGCCGTCAAAACGCTATTTTCATCCATCTAACCTGGGTGCCCTTCATCAAAACCGCCGGTGAAGTCAAAACGAAACCCACACAACACAGCGTTAAAGCACTCAGAGAAATCGGCATTCAGCCGGACATCCTGCTGTGCCGGACGGAAAACTTTTTATCCGAAGACATTAAAGCCAAGATCGCCCTCTTCTGCAACGTTGAGATCTCTTCCGTTTTTACGGCAAAGGATGTTGGTTGCATCTATGAATGCCCGCTGGTTTATCATCGTGAAGGCCTGGACGCTAAAATCATCGAACTCCTCAATATGTGGACCGGCCAGCCCAAACTTGCGGAATGGGAAAATGTCGTGGAAAAATTTTTCCATCCGGCAGGCGAAGTCTGCGTGGCGATTGCGGGCAAATATGTTAACCTCACCGACTCTTACAAGAGCCTCAATGAAGCGCTGATCCACGGCGGCATCGCCAACAACTGCCGCGTAAAACTGAAATTTGTCGATACCGAAAAAATCGAAGAAGACGGTGCGGCGCTTCATCTGTCGGATGTTGACGCCGTTTTAGTTCCCGGAGGCTTCGGCAACCGGGGCATTGAAGGAATGATCCTGGCCGCCCAGTACGCGCGGGAAAACAAAATCCCGTACTTCGGCATCTGCCTGGGTATGCAGATGGCCGTGATCGAATACGCCCGCAACATCTGCGGCATGGGCAAAGCCAACAGCTCCGAATTTGATCTGACCACCAAATACCCGGTGATTGATCTGTTGCCCGAACAGCGCAGCGTGAGGGATATGGGAGCGTCCATGAGACTGGGCGCCTGGCCCTGTGCGATTACAGAAAATTCTCTGGCTATGATTGCTTACGGCGAGAAGGATATTTCCGAGAGGCACCGCCACCGCTATGAATTCAATAACGACTTCAAGAAGGCCCTGACGGACAAAGGTCTCAAAATCACCGGCGCGTCGCCCGACGGCAAACTGGCGGAGATTGTGGAAATCCCGGACCACCCGTGGTTTCTGGGCTGTCAGTTTCACCCGGAATTCAAATCGCGTCCGACAAGACCGCATCCCCTCTTCAGCAGATTCATCGAAGCGGCGCTGAAAAAGACCGGAGAAAAATAG
- a CDS encoding GNAT family N-acetyltransferase, which produces MWKQKIVSPEEMLAKIDPGMSIFLGTGMAEPRTLVKHLMESDQFNLQDLELIQLVSLGDAVAIDERYARKFRLKTFFSGWIASDAISQGRVDLIPSRFSRVPWLFKTGAINIDVAFIQVTPPDENGYAYLVGASVERQAMEMAKMVVGEINSQIPRTMGDTLVNMNDFHYLVVATEPPYYVGRWPLQEVYLKIAANVASIIQNGNCISYGIGPLFEALAKTLSTKKNLGVHSPFFTDALMDLVKSGAVSNRYKGVFRGKSCASYVIGSKELMSWLDVNSLVEFQPQDIVMDPRTIGLNDNMVAIFPARKVDLTGDIALHTGKGNVTAGPGNVQELFWGASLSKNGRTIFALPSRNRKGKPNILLSLDKYPFQFTNRESMDVVITEYGVAFLMGKTLRERAQALIEIAHPDDRAELVRQAKEAKMIYADQIYFAESGHLYPDKIACSHKFKENLIVRFRAIKPSDEEEMRRLFYRFSDQSVYYRYFTPIKTMPHRKMQEYVNVDYRYTMSIVALIDESGVEKLIGEARYARSQGESFADTAFIVDENYQGMGIASYLFNLLIRAAREEGMAGLKADVLENNRSMLKVYEKAPFPVQTVLSGGVYKITIPFNTP; this is translated from the coding sequence ATGTGGAAGCAGAAAATAGTCTCCCCCGAGGAGATGCTGGCGAAAATTGATCCGGGCATGAGCATTTTTCTGGGGACGGGCATGGCCGAACCCCGCACGCTGGTCAAGCACCTGATGGAATCCGATCAGTTTAACCTGCAGGATCTGGAATTGATTCAGCTGGTCAGCTTGGGCGACGCCGTGGCCATTGATGAACGCTATGCGCGGAAATTTCGTTTAAAAACATTTTTTTCCGGATGGATTGCCTCCGATGCTATCAGTCAGGGCAGGGTGGATTTGATTCCCAGCCGCTTTTCGCGTGTTCCCTGGCTTTTTAAAACCGGGGCGATCAATATTGACGTGGCTTTTATTCAGGTGACGCCCCCCGATGAAAACGGTTATGCTTACCTGGTGGGCGCGTCGGTGGAGCGGCAGGCCATGGAAATGGCAAAAATGGTTGTCGGTGAGATCAATTCCCAGATCCCCCGGACCATGGGCGACACGCTGGTGAATATGAATGATTTTCACTATCTGGTCGTGGCGACCGAACCACCGTACTATGTCGGCCGCTGGCCGCTTCAGGAAGTTTATCTGAAAATTGCGGCCAATGTCGCTTCGATTATCCAGAATGGCAATTGCATTTCCTACGGCATCGGGCCGCTTTTTGAAGCGCTGGCCAAGACTCTGTCCACGAAAAAGAATCTGGGTGTCCACTCACCTTTCTTCACGGACGCTCTGATGGATCTTGTCAAAAGCGGCGCTGTTTCCAACCGCTATAAAGGTGTTTTTCGCGGCAAATCCTGCGCTTCCTATGTCATCGGTTCCAAGGAACTGATGTCATGGCTGGATGTAAATTCGCTGGTGGAATTTCAGCCGCAGGATATTGTAATGGATCCCCGAACCATCGGCCTCAACGACAACATGGTGGCTATTTTCCCGGCGCGTAAAGTGGACCTGACCGGCGATATCGCCTTGCATACCGGCAAAGGCAATGTGACCGCCGGCCCCGGCAACGTTCAGGAACTCTTCTGGGGCGCTTCGCTTTCCAAAAACGGACGGACCATTTTTGCCCTGCCCAGCCGCAACCGCAAGGGGAAACCCAATATTCTTCTTTCGCTGGATAAATATCCTTTTCAGTTTACCAATCGTGAATCCATGGATGTTGTTATTACGGAATACGGCGTGGCTTTCCTGATGGGCAAGACGCTTCGCGAGAGGGCTCAGGCACTCATTGAAATTGCACATCCCGATGACCGCGCAGAACTGGTCAGACAGGCCAAAGAAGCTAAAATGATTTACGCCGATCAAATATACTTTGCCGAGTCGGGCCATCTCTATCCGGACAAAATCGCCTGTTCGCATAAGTTTAAAGAGAATCTGATCGTCCGCTTCCGGGCGATCAAACCGTCCGATGAAGAAGAAATGCGCCGTCTGTTTTACCGGTTTTCCGATCAGTCGGTTTATTATCGTTACTTTACCCCGATCAAAACCATGCCTCACAGAAAAATGCAGGAATACGTTAATGTGGATTACCGTTATACCATGTCCATTGTGGCCCTGATTGATGAATCCGGCGTTGAAAAACTGATTGGCGAGGCGCGGTATGCGCGGTCGCAGGGAGAGTCTTTTGCCGACACCGCCTTTATTGTGGATGAAAACTATCAGGGCATGGGCATCGCCAGTTATCTTTTCAACCTTTTAATCCGCGCAGCCCGTGAAGAAGGTATGGCCGGGCTGAAGGCCGATGTTCTGGAAAACAACCGGTCCATGTTGAAAGTTTACGAAAAAGCGCCGTTTCCCGTGCAGACCGTGCTTTCCGGCGGTGTGTATAAGATAACCATTCCTTTCAATACGCCGTAA
- a CDS encoding 5'/3'-nucleotidase SurE, with protein sequence MRILLTNDDGIYARGLSALYEELSKEADCLIVAPEIEQSAVGHAITLFRPLMVRSATKGGNFLGYAVYGTPADCVKIGIKELASQMPDLVVSGINRGSNCGNNLIYSGTVSAATEAAMMGVTSVAVSLDTHREADFTFAARFARRMVRLIKSNKLLQGSAFNVNIPCLPEEKIKGVVVVRQGKGNVIETFEKRIDPRDNVYYWISGEKITADKDLQTDIGALAQGYVTITPIQYDLTRYELINGLQNLIGGSDF encoded by the coding sequence ATGAGAATTCTTTTGACAAACGATGATGGGATTTATGCGCGCGGTTTAAGCGCTTTGTACGAGGAACTGTCGAAGGAGGCGGATTGTTTGATTGTTGCGCCGGAGATCGAGCAGAGCGCAGTCGGTCATGCCATCACTTTATTCAGACCCCTCATGGTTCGAAGCGCAACTAAAGGCGGCAACTTTCTGGGGTATGCCGTTTACGGGACGCCGGCGGATTGCGTGAAAATCGGCATCAAGGAACTGGCCTCGCAAATGCCGGATCTGGTGGTTTCCGGGATTAACCGGGGCTCCAACTGCGGAAACAATTTGATTTACTCCGGAACCGTTTCGGCTGCCACGGAAGCGGCAATGATGGGCGTAACATCCGTGGCGGTGTCTCTCGATACCCACCGGGAGGCGGATTTTACTTTTGCCGCCCGGTTTGCCCGCCGTATGGTGCGGTTGATTAAGTCCAATAAATTGTTACAGGGCAGCGCGTTCAATGTAAATATTCCCTGCCTGCCTGAAGAAAAAATAAAGGGAGTTGTCGTGGTGAGGCAGGGCAAGGGCAACGTTATCGAGACGTTTGAAAAACGCATCGATCCGCGGGATAATGTTTATTACTGGATCTCCGGTGAAAAGATAACCGCCGATAAAGATTTACAGACTGATATCGGCGCTCTGGCGCAGGGCTATGTGACCATTACACCGATTCAATATGATCTGACTCGGTATGAGCTGATCAACGGGCTTCAGAATCTGATTGGCGGCAGTGACTTCTAA
- a CDS encoding molecular chaperone DnaK encodes MGKIIGIDLGTTNSCVAIMEGGDPVVIANQEGNRTTPSVVAITESGERLVGQVAKRQAITNSENTVYAVKRMIGRKYNSKEIQYDVKISAYKITEAANGDAQVTVRGKNYSPAEISAMILTKMKQTAEDYLGEKVTDAVITVPAYFNDSQRQATKDAGKIAGLNVLRIINEPTAAALAYGLDKKKDEKIAVFDLGGGTFDISILELGEGVFEVKSTNGDTHLGGEDFDQRVMDYLVAEFKKDQGIDLRTDKMALQRLKEAAEKAKMELSTTMETDINLPFITADASGPKHMNIKLTRAKLESLVEDLIDKVVGPCQTALKDANLSLKDIDEVILVGGMTRMPRVQQKVKELFGKEPHRGVNPDEVVAVGASIQGGVLAGDVKDVLLLDVTPLSLGIETLGGVMTRLIEKNTTIPSKKSQIFSTAADNQPAVSIHVLQGERQMAADNRTLGRFELVGIPPAPRGVPQVEVTFDIDANGIVHVNAKDLGTGKEQSIKITASSGLSEAEIEKLVRDAEAHAEEDKRRKELIEARNHADSLVYSVEKNVKEFGDKVDAAEKAKIEEAIAKVKKALEGDDLEAIKKSQDELMNVSHKLAEAMYAKTGGGPGTGGGAGAAGADQSSGKKDDDVVDADFEEVKK; translated from the coding sequence ATGGGAAAAATTATCGGAATAGATTTAGGAACGACGAACTCATGCGTGGCGATTATGGAAGGCGGCGACCCTGTTGTTATTGCTAATCAGGAAGGCAACCGCACCACACCGTCTGTTGTTGCCATTACGGAAAGCGGTGAACGTCTGGTCGGTCAGGTGGCCAAAAGACAGGCGATCACCAATTCGGAAAATACGGTCTACGCCGTCAAAAGAATGATCGGCAGAAAATACAATTCTAAGGAAATTCAGTACGACGTGAAGATATCCGCATACAAAATCACCGAAGCGGCGAATGGCGACGCTCAGGTGACTGTGCGTGGCAAAAATTATTCGCCGGCCGAAATTTCGGCGATGATTCTGACGAAGATGAAGCAGACCGCAGAAGACTATCTGGGTGAAAAAGTAACGGATGCCGTCATCACAGTTCCGGCATACTTTAACGACTCTCAGCGTCAGGCGACCAAAGACGCGGGCAAGATTGCCGGTCTGAATGTGTTGCGTATCATTAATGAACCGACTGCTGCGGCGCTGGCTTATGGTTTGGACAAAAAGAAAGACGAGAAAATCGCCGTGTTCGATTTGGGCGGCGGTACTTTTGATATTTCAATTCTCGAGTTGGGCGAGGGCGTTTTCGAAGTGAAATCAACCAATGGCGATACGCATCTGGGCGGTGAAGACTTCGACCAGCGTGTCATGGATTATCTGGTCGCCGAATTCAAGAAGGATCAGGGCATTGACCTGCGCACCGATAAAATGGCGTTGCAGCGTCTGAAGGAAGCGGCGGAAAAGGCGAAGATGGAGCTTTCCACAACGATGGAAACGGACATCAACCTGCCGTTTATTACAGCGGACGCCTCAGGGCCCAAACATATGAATATCAAGCTTACCCGCGCGAAACTCGAATCGCTGGTAGAGGATTTAATTGATAAAGTCGTTGGTCCCTGTCAGACCGCTTTGAAAGATGCCAATCTTTCGCTTAAAGATATTGACGAAGTGATTCTGGTTGGCGGGATGACCCGCATGCCGCGCGTTCAGCAAAAAGTGAAGGAGCTTTTCGGTAAGGAACCGCACCGGGGCGTCAACCCGGATGAAGTGGTGGCCGTTGGTGCGTCAATTCAAGGCGGTGTGCTGGCGGGCGACGTCAAAGATGTCCTGCTTTTGGACGTGACACCGCTTTCACTGGGCATTGAAACTCTGGGTGGCGTCATGACCCGGCTCATTGAGAAGAATACGACAATTCCCAGCAAGAAAAGTCAGATTTTCTCGACAGCCGCAGATAATCAGCCTGCCGTTAGTATCCATGTTCTGCAGGGTGAACGACAGATGGCTGCAGACAACCGGACGCTGGGACGCTTTGAGTTGGTGGGCATTCCCCCCGCACCGCGCGGTGTGCCTCAGGTTGAAGTGACGTTTGATATCGATGCCAACGGCATTGTACATGTCAACGCCAAAGACCTGGGCACGGGCAAGGAGCAGAGCATCAAGATTACAGCGTCCAGCGGGCTTTCTGAAGCGGAAATTGAAAAACTGGTTCGCGATGCAGAGGCGCATGCTGAAGAAGACAAACGTCGCAAGGAGCTGATTGAAGCCAGAAACCACGCTGATTCGCTGGTGTATTCGGTTGAAAAGAATGTTAAGGAATTTGGCGATAAAGTGGATGCAGCGGAGAAAGCCAAGATCGAAGAAGCTATCGCCAAGGTGAAAAAAGCGCTGGAAGGCGACGATCTGGAAGCAATTAAAAAATCTCAGGATGAATTGATGAATGTATCTCACAAACTGGCGGAAGCCATGTATGCCAAAACGGGCGGCGGACCGGGTACGGGAGGCGGCGCGGGAGCCGCAGGCGCTGATCAGTCTTCCGGCAAAAAAGACGACGACGTCGTTGATGCGGATTTTGAAGAAGTAAAAAAGTAA
- the grpE gene encoding nucleotide exchange factor GrpE, which yields MAGVGVKTKKDHYDKKIKVDASEAAETAEETVTLEHGELSELKEALATKEKESKDNYERYLRAVAELDNFKKRAARDKADIIKYGKEDVIKDILPFLDSLDRALEHADSNDAQAFKSGIALIQDQLLCCLKKHGVERIESAGADFDPNFHEALMQMDSSDHRDNQVVSEIEKGYLLNGRLIRPSRVCVCKKTKENNGCEINDANGE from the coding sequence GTGGCAGGAGTGGGAGTGAAAACGAAAAAAGATCATTATGACAAAAAAATAAAGGTGGATGCTTCTGAAGCGGCCGAGACCGCAGAGGAAACAGTTACCTTGGAGCATGGTGAATTAAGTGAATTAAAAGAAGCGCTCGCAACGAAGGAAAAAGAGTCCAAGGATAATTATGAACGTTATCTCAGGGCTGTCGCCGAACTTGATAACTTCAAGAAGCGGGCGGCGCGGGATAAAGCCGATATTATTAAATACGGCAAAGAGGATGTGATTAAGGATATTCTGCCTTTTCTGGACAGCCTTGATCGGGCGTTGGAGCATGCTGACAGCAACGACGCACAGGCGTTCAAGTCCGGCATTGCACTGATTCAGGATCAGTTGCTTTGCTGTTTAAAAAAACATGGCGTGGAGAGAATCGAAAGCGCCGGCGCGGATTTTGATCCCAACTTCCACGAGGCTCTGATGCAAATGGATAGTTCGGATCATCGGGATAATCAGGTTGTCAGTGAAATTGAAAAAGGTTATTTGCTCAACGGCAGGTTGATTCGGCCGTCGAGAGTTTGTGTATGCAAAAAGACCAAAGAAAATAATGGATGTGAAATAAATGATGCCAATGGAGAATAA
- a CDS encoding phosphoheptose isomerase, producing MKDHIVKLFKESCRVKEAFINDNLGKLVSVIEVLTAALKAGNKIMIFGNGGSAADAQHLAAEFVNRFIIERPPLPAIALTTDTSVITSIGNDYDFSEIFAKQIRALGQQGDVAWGISTSGNSPNVLKGLEQAKKMGLVTLAFTGKDGGSIAQTADYSLNVSSNSTARIQEAHITAGHAVCELVDIKLFQKPDLK from the coding sequence ATGAAAGATCATATTGTCAAATTGTTCAAGGAAAGCTGCAGAGTCAAAGAAGCTTTTATCAATGATAATCTCGGCAAGCTGGTCAGTGTTATTGAGGTTTTAACAGCGGCTCTTAAGGCCGGAAATAAAATCATGATTTTCGGCAATGGAGGTTCTGCAGCAGACGCGCAACACTTGGCTGCGGAATTTGTCAACCGCTTTATCATCGAAAGGCCACCGTTGCCCGCTATTGCATTGACAACGGATACTTCCGTTATTACCTCTATAGGTAACGATTATGATTTCTCGGAAATATTTGCCAAGCAAATCCGTGCGCTGGGTCAGCAAGGCGACGTGGCGTGGGGTATCAGCACCAGCGGAAATTCACCCAATGTGCTGAAAGGCCTCGAACAGGCTAAGAAGATGGGGCTGGTCACACTGGCTTTTACCGGCAAGGATGGCGGCTCTATAGCACAAACGGCTGATTATTCGTTGAACGTGTCATCAAACAGCACGGCGCGCATTCAGGAAGCACATATCACGGCCGGGCATGCAGTTTGCGAATTAGTGGATATTAAATTATTCCAGAAACCGGATTTAAAATAA
- a CDS encoding Hsp20/alpha crystallin family protein, whose translation MKGGKFMFNPSLWRIRRFSDAMPEMLNLQREVNRLFSNVGQKSPQDYPAVNIWEKDGIAVVTAELPGIDPEKMDISVLGDVVTLSGTALQETFTQGETYLRQERGIGSFKRNIQLPFQVNAQAVEARYEKGILTVMLPRIKEDLPKKIKIQ comes from the coding sequence ATGAAAGGAGGAAAGTTTATGTTCAATCCAAGTTTATGGAGAATCAGAAGATTTTCCGACGCTATGCCGGAAATGCTGAACCTGCAGAGGGAAGTGAACCGGCTTTTTTCCAATGTCGGGCAAAAGTCACCTCAGGATTATCCCGCAGTCAACATCTGGGAAAAAGACGGAATTGCAGTGGTCACAGCGGAACTGCCCGGAATAGATCCTGAAAAAATGGATATTTCCGTCCTCGGTGATGTTGTAACCTTGTCAGGCACAGCTTTGCAGGAGACTTTCACTCAGGGCGAAACTTATCTTCGCCAGGAAAGAGGCATCGGGAGCTTCAAACGTAATATCCAACTCCCGTTTCAGGTTAACGCGCAAGCGGTGGAAGCCAGGTATGAAAAGGGAATTTTAACGGTTATGTTGCCCAGAATCAAAGAAGATTTACCCAAGAAGATTAAGATTCAATAG
- a CDS encoding heat-shock protein Hsp20: MVEKDMQKTENVSATERIRNVKTFVPRVDIYENKDSLFLLADMPGVDDKTVDIELEKNILTITGRVENGRIKDATMMYSEYEIGDYERVFTLSEEIDHDKIVATVKNGVLRLELPKAEKVKPKKIAIKAA, encoded by the coding sequence ATGGTGGAAAAAGATATGCAGAAAACAGAAAACGTGTCGGCCACAGAACGTATCCGCAACGTCAAGACTTTTGTGCCGCGCGTGGACATTTATGAAAATAAAGATTCTCTCTTTTTGTTAGCTGATATGCCGGGCGTTGATGACAAGACGGTTGATATTGAACTGGAAAAAAATATTTTGACTATCACCGGACGGGTTGAAAACGGCCGGATCAAGGATGCAACAATGATGTATTCAGAATATGAAATCGGAGATTATGAAAGGGTGTTTACGCTATCGGAAGAAATTGACCACGATAAGATTGTTGCAACCGTAAAGAACGGCGTCTTGCGACTGGAACTTCCGAAAGCAGAAAAAGTGAAACCGAAAAAAATCGCCATCAAGGCGGCGTAG
- a CDS encoding molecular chaperone produces MRIKNLLPAVQRPAGRDDDHPFYSLQRQMNSLFDDFFTGFDVAPRGLASGKFGSFMPSLDVKESDKEFTIRAELPGVEEKDIEVTVTSEAVTIKGEKKEEKEDKGKNYYYMERSYGSFNRVIPLSTETEANKAEASFKNGVLNVTIPKSPSAKNKGTKVPIKAA; encoded by the coding sequence ATGAGAATAAAAAATCTATTGCCGGCAGTGCAAAGACCTGCGGGAAGAGATGACGATCATCCCTTCTATTCTTTGCAGCGCCAGATGAATAGTTTGTTTGATGATTTCTTCACCGGATTTGATGTTGCGCCACGCGGACTTGCGTCGGGGAAATTCGGTTCTTTCATGCCGTCCCTTGACGTCAAGGAAAGTGATAAAGAGTTTACCATTCGTGCGGAACTTCCCGGCGTCGAGGAAAAGGACATTGAGGTCACCGTAACCAGCGAAGCGGTAACGATCAAAGGTGAAAAGAAGGAGGAAAAAGAAGACAAGGGGAAAAACTATTATTACATGGAACGATCCTATGGTTCTTTTAACCGCGTGATTCCGCTCTCCACTGAAACGGAAGCCAATAAAGCGGAAGCCAGCTTTAAAAACGGCGTCTTGAATGTCACAATTCCAAAAAGCCCGTCAGCAAAAAACAAAGGGACTAAAGTCCCGATTAAAGCGGCCTAA
- a CDS encoding 2-hydroxy-acid oxidase — protein sequence MTRTIDLTALKTILDDRRVSAGESVLNLHSHDESFHAPSLPDVVVWPHTTEEVSRLVAWAYQNKVPVVAWGAGTSLEGNPIPVQGGMVIDFNEMNQIIAVRPEDFQADVQAGVIYKELNLALVHEGLFFPPDPGAAATIGGMIGNNASGIRSVRYGATKDYIMRLVVVLPNGDVIRVGNRARKSSSGYNLPALFTGSEGTLGIVTEATLKLVGLPANFMAVRATFPTVLDATTTVYQIMRAGLAPAAMEFLDANVVHVLNCDRGLTLEENPTLLMEFSGYSKQGLAEEMNFVEEICQQSGALSIDKGIGSEERARLWEIRHQTYESIKRFHIGLSPLIMDVAVPLSRYSEMVDFSKKEVQDLTAYLFGHAGDGNIHVHVMDDPQDKKRWNRVEEASRNIVMKALEFEGTCTGEHGIGIGKSCFMKTEHGESLLFMKRLKALLDPENLFNPGKFFP from the coding sequence TTGACAAGAACAATTGATCTAACTGCATTGAAAACCATTTTGGATGACCGCCGGGTTTCAGCCGGCGAATCAGTCCTCAACCTGCATTCCCATGATGAATCGTTTCATGCCCCGTCTCTTCCCGATGTCGTCGTGTGGCCCCACACGACCGAGGAAGTCAGCCGCCTTGTCGCCTGGGCTTATCAAAACAAAGTGCCGGTTGTCGCTTGGGGCGCCGGAACCAGCCTGGAAGGAAACCCCATTCCGGTGCAAGGCGGTATGGTTATCGATTTTAATGAAATGAACCAAATCATCGCCGTCCGTCCGGAAGATTTTCAGGCGGATGTTCAGGCCGGCGTGATTTATAAGGAACTCAACCTGGCGCTGGTCCATGAGGGTCTTTTTTTCCCTCCGGACCCCGGAGCCGCGGCCACCATAGGCGGCATGATCGGCAACAACGCCAGCGGCATCCGTTCAGTCAGATACGGCGCAACCAAGGATTACATTATGCGGCTGGTGGTTGTCCTGCCCAATGGCGACGTCATCCGCGTGGGCAACCGCGCGCGAAAAAGTTCGTCCGGTTACAATCTTCCGGCTCTCTTTACCGGATCGGAAGGAACGCTGGGCATTGTCACCGAAGCCACATTAAAACTGGTCGGCCTGCCGGCGAACTTTATGGCTGTGCGGGCAACCTTTCCCACGGTTCTTGACGCCACGACGACGGTGTATCAGATTATGCGTGCGGGCCTTGCGCCTGCCGCCATGGAATTTCTGGATGCCAATGTCGTCCATGTGCTTAATTGCGACCGCGGGCTGACGCTTGAAGAAAATCCCACGCTGCTCATGGAATTTTCCGGATACAGTAAACAGGGACTTGCCGAAGAAATGAATTTTGTGGAAGAGATTTGTCAGCAAAGCGGCGCTCTTTCCATTGACAAGGGAATCGGCTCTGAGGAACGGGCGCGTCTTTGGGAAATCCGGCATCAAACCTATGAGTCCATCAAACGTTTTCACATCGGTCTTTCCCCGTTAATTATGGATGTGGCGGTGCCGCTGTCCCGCTACAGCGAGATGGTGGATTTCAGCAAAAAGGAAGTTCAGGATCTGACCGCGTATCTTTTCGGACACGCAGGCGACGGCAATATTCATGTCCATGTCATGGATGATCCGCAGGATAAAAAACGCTGGAACCGGGTGGAGGAAGCAAGCAGGAACATTGTGATGAAGGCGCTGGAATTTGAAGGCACCTGCACCGGTGAGCACGGCATCGGCATCGGCAAAAGCTGTTTTATGAAAACAGAGCATGGTGAAAGCCTTCTTTTCATGAAGCGCCTTAAGGCATTGCTGGATCCGGAGAATCTGTTTAATCCCGGGAAATTTTTTCCGTGA